GACCTGCTTTACCTGACGACGCAACGAACGACATGGCCGACGATCCGTCGACATCCAACGCTTCCGACAACGCCCGGAATGGGTCTGCTTCGAAGTCGAATCGTCCCGGGACGAAAAAGCCGTCCGGGCCGCCTGGCTCGAAGAAACCCGGCTCGAAGAAGCCCGCGGGGCCTCCCGGTGCGAAGAAACCAGCTGGACCGCCGGGTGCGAAGAAGCCCGCGGGACCGCCCGGAGCGAAAAAGCCCGGTAAGAAGCCGGCTGGCCCTCCCGGGTCGAAGAAACCGAAGATGCCGCCCGGCATGAGCGGGGACGGCGGCGGTCTGACGCGGAAAGACTTTTCCAGTGATCAGGACGTGCGGTGGTGCCCCGGTTGTGGTGACTACGCCATCCTCTCAACCGTGCAGCGGCTCCTTCCGGAGCTCGACGTCAAGAAGGAGAATGTCGTGTTCATCAGCGGGATCGGCTGCTCGGGGCGTTTTCCGTACTACATGGACACATACGGGATGCACTCCATCCACGGCCGCGCGCCGGCCTTCGCGACGGGGCTCAAGTCGACGAACCCGGAGCTGGACGTGTGGATCGTGACCGGGGACGGCGATGCCCTCTCGATCGGGGGCAATCACCTGATCCACGTGCTTCGCCGCAACCTCAACACGCAGATCTTGCTCTTCAACAACAAGATCTACGGTCTGACGAAGGGACAGTACAGTCCGACGTCGGAGATGGGGAAGGTGACGAAAAGCACGCCGTACGGAAGCATCGACCAGCCGTTCAACCCGGTGGCCGTCGCGCTCGGAGCGGACGCTACGTTCGTCGGCCGAACGATGGACCGCGATCCGAAGCACATGAAGAAGATGATGCGGGCCGCGCACGATCACCATGGAACCGGCTTCCTGGAGATCTACCAGAACTGCAACATCTTCAACGACGGTGCCTTCTTCGAATTCACCGAGCGGGAGACGAAGTCCGACCGTGCTCTCTTTGTCGAAGATGGCAAGCCGCTGACCTACGCGAATGGCGCGAAGGGCATTCGTCTAGACGGCCTGCGCCCCGAGCCGGTCGACCTCACGAACGGCCAGTGGTCCGCCGACGATTGCCTCGTGTACGACGAGACCAGCCAGGAGATGGCGACGATCATCGGTCGTATGTTCTGGCGGAACGATCTGCCGCGCCCGTTCGGTGTGCTGTACCGTGTGGAGCGCCCGACGTACGAAGATCTGCTCCACCAGCAGATCGAAGCCGTTGTCGAGAAGCGAGGAGCCGGCGACCTCGACGAACTCCTCCGTCGGGGCAACACCTGGGAGATCGAGTAACGTCTCCCGGTGGCTTCTGACGTATTGGAAATGAATGTATGTGGCGGCGTCTCCACTTTGGCCAAACCTCTCCAAAGTGTTGTGGCGTCGCCACGGAAGTATCTGCCCTCACTTTCTCTCCTCACCCGGATTCCCGCTCATGATTGGTAACAAGTTTAAGACGTACCCTGACCTTGCATTGCTCCTCCTTCGCGTCGTATTTGGTCTGTACATGGCGATCGGTCACGGCTGGGGTAAGATGATGGGCGGTCCGGATGTCTGGGCGAGAGTTGGTGGGACCATGGCGATGTTCGGTCTCGACTTCTTGCCGACGTTCTGGGGGTTTATGGCGGCATTTTCTGAGTTTGTTGCCTCCTTGCTCGTAGCAGTTGGCTTCGTGACGCGACCGGCGGCACTCCTCGTTGGGTTTACCATGCTTGTAGCGTCTTCGTCCCACTTGATGCAGGCGGAGAGCCCGGAAAAGGCGGCAATGTACCTCGTCGCTTTTCTTGTGATTGCTCTCTACGGTCCCGGCAAATACAGTGCAGACAAGATGGTCGGTTAGCCCATCGACGGTTCTGGCGGTGGGATGCGAGGGACGAGTGCTGGCTCGCGTTGCTGATTCACGTTGATATCGACTCACGTTCTCACTCTTCTGGGTATCTCACCATGAACACGTCTCGGTGGTCTTCCGTCGATGCGGCGCTACTTGTTTTGCGCGTCGGCATCGGCATCTCGTTTGTTTTCGTGTACGGTTTCGGAAAGCTCTTCGGTGGTCCAGAACAATGGTCGCAGCTGGGACAAAACATGGCGGCCCTCGGTATTGACTTCTGGCCCATGTTCTGGGGCTTTATGGGCTCATTTGCCGAGTTTGGCGGTGCACTGCTCGTCATGCTTGGACTGTTCACCCGTCCGGCGCTGGGGTTGCTCATCGCAACGATGATCGTGGCGGCGACCGGGCACATCACAGGAATGATCGACGGTGGTCCCTGGCACGCGACCGAGATGCTGACCGTGTTCGTCGTGCTGCTTCTGCTTGGGCCGGGACGGTATAGTCTCGACGCGATGATCGAGAACCGCTTCTCCTCGTCGACCGCAGAAACGGCCTGAAGCCGCGTCTCATCGCTGGGTGCTCCATCATTCTTTTCTTGAACGGATTGAACGTCGTTGACGGTCGATATGCCAATAGCTCCTTCCGGATCGGTTGATGTCGTCGTCGTTGGTGCCGGCATCTCCGGACTGCTCGCGGCGTATCGTGCCGCATCGGAGGGGTTAGAGGTCATTGTTCTGGAGGCGAGGGATCGCGTCGGCGGGCGCTGCCACAGCATGGAAGCGGGCGGCGTGCACGTCGACCTTGGTGCGGCGTGGCACTGGGAGGAGCACAAGCGTGTGCCGCGAATCCTGGAGGAGTTTAGCCTGGAGCGGTTTCGCCAGCATGAGCCCGGTGTCGCGATCTATGAGCCTCAGCGCGACCGCCCGGTGCAGAAATTCGAGTGGCCCGATGTCCCACCCCCATCTTGGCGCGTTGCCGGAGGGGCTCAGGCCATTGCGAATGCCATCGCCGCCGAGCTGCCTGACGCCGTCCTGCACCTGGGAAGTCGCGTGAGGTCCGTCGACCGGGAGGGCGGCGAGGCGGATACAGGGGCCGTCGTCGTCTCAGGAGAGCAGGAAGACCATTCATTTATGGTGCGGGCTGACATTTGCCTGTGTGCCGTCCCGCCCCGTCTCGTTGCGCACACAATCGACTTCGGTCCCGACCTACCGGTATCGATCCGCTCCGCGCTCCGCCGTACGCCCACATGGATGAGCCACAGTTTGAAGGCAGGCGTCGTATACGAACGACCCTTCTGGCGGGAAGACGGGCTCTCTGGACGAATTCGTAGCTTCGCTGGCCCGATCGGGGATTGGCACGATGCCACTCCGCCGTCATCGATGGGAGATCATGACGGGGCCTCGGGCGCGGGAGCACTGTTCGGCTTCGGTCCGCCGGGCGCCGTCTCGGGTGTCGACGCGGCGACGGTACGCACAGCCATCATCGAACAACTCACGCATTGCTTCGGCCCCGATGCGGCGGACCCGGTCGCCGTTGACACCCACGACTGGACTGCCGATTCGTTCACGACGCCCGAGCAGGGGAGTGCGTGTCAGGGCCAGCATCCAGAGCCGGTACCGGAACTCGCGTCATCCTACTGGAACGGACAGCTGCACTTCATTGCAGCAGAAACGGCGCAGGACCATCCCGGATTTCTTGACGGCGCCATCGAGGCGGCTGAACGATGGGACCGGGACGGAGGCTACGACGCTGTACGATTCGGCCAGGCGATCTGATATGTCGCCCGCGTTCGACGCCACGTGCGTAATTGAAACGAACTGTTAACATGAATGCGTTTGTCGCGTCTCCGCGGCGATCGGAGGCGTCCCGGTGAATCCATCTCGTGTCGCCGAGGTGTATGGATATGCCTAGCTGTACAAACTGCGGATCTCATCCGAACCAATTCGAGGTACACCGATGGCTAAAAAGATTTTGATGATCGCCGGCGACTTCGGCGAAGACTACGAGACGATGGTCCCCTTCCAGATGCTGCAGATGGTGGGCCACACCGTGCACGCCGTTTGCCCGGACAAGGAAGCGGGTGAGACGGTCAAAACGGCGATCCACGACTTCGAGGGCGACCAGACGTACACGGAGAAGCCGGGCCACAATTTCGCGCTAAACGCTACGTTCGATGACATCGACGTGACCGAGTACGACGCACTGGTCCTGCCAGGCGGACGGGCGCCGGAGTACCTGCGCCTCAACGACCAGGTGCTGGAGTACATCCGCCACTTCTTCGAAGAGAATAAACCGGTGGCAGCGGTCTGCCACGCCGCACAGCTTCTGACGGCTGCAGATGTGGTTGACGGGCGACGCCTTTCTGCGTACCCAGCCTGTGCGCCGGAAGTTGAAGCCGCGGGCGGCACGTACGAAGATATCGACATGAGCGAGTCGGTCACCGACGGTAATCTGGTGACGGCACCGGCATGGCCCGCCCATCCCGCCTGGATCGCGGCCTTTCTCGAAGTTCTCGGCACGCGTATCGACCATTCGGATCCGGTGACCGCGTGAGCATCGATGACGTGACGTTCATCAGGTGGTGTCCGGTTTCGTCTCGACAGTCGTTTACATGACACTACCGCAAATTCGAAGGCGTCGGTCCGGGAAAGGGTCGGCGCCTTTTTGCGTGGCATGATCTTCGTAGGGCTTCGAGTATGAATGTATCACCTTTCCGTTATAGATACCCGTCTGCATCGAGTCGACCGCTTTTGTTCGGTTGATGTTGACCGGCCTCGTTTTCCAAAAGGATAAGTTTGAGTTGGAATGCGAAACGGAACGCGACGACGAGTAAAATCACCGCTATCGATGTAAGGATGCGGAACGGAGCACATGTGCTTCTCCGTTGACTTACTTGTACGTTATCTAATGCCCATGCATTCTTCCGTCCCAACAGCCGGGCGGAGGATTCATTCACACCCTCCAGCGGAGGTATGGATCGAGAAGACATCTTCCATGAAACTGGTGATCGCCTGGCGATCGCACTCCCGTCCGGTACATTGTTACGGGACCAGTTTCGGATTGGCCGTGTGCTCGGCGCCGGAGGGTTTGGTGTCACGTACCTCGGCTTTGATGAACTGCTGGAACGACCGGTGGCGGTGAAGGAGTACTTTCCGCGTCACCTTGCCGTCGATCGGACGGATAATAACACGGTTAAGCCTCGCTCGTCGACGCAGGATCCCGACTTTGACTTCGGGCTGCAGCGATTCCTTCAGGAAGCGCGGACGCTCGCCAAGTTTGAGGACCATCCGAATATCGTGCGGGTGCGAACGTTTTTTGGCGAGAACGGCACCGGTTATCTCGTGATGAACTTCTACGAGGGCTTTACCCTCGAAGAGTATATCGAGTCCCAGTCGGGCTGGCTGCCGGAAGACGAGGCCCTCTACATCATCCACGACGTCCTGGACGGTCTTCAGGCGGCCCACGACGCGGGCGTCCTGCATCGTGATATCGACCCGTCGAATATCTATTTAAATGGCGACGGCCGGGTCGTTTTGCTCGACTTCGGTGCGGCGCGAACCGCTGTCGGTGAGCGCACGCAGACGCTCTCGGTGATGCTGAAGCGGGGGTACGCACCGCACGAACAGTATCACTCGCGAGGAGAGCAAGGGCCCTGGACCGATATTTATGCCTGCTCCGCGACGCTGTATCGGACCCTAACCGGGTACAAGCCGCCTGAGGCACCGGCTCGTGTCATGAGTGAGGATCTTGTGCCACCGAGCGAGATCTCGCCGGGCTTGTCGGAGGAAATCAACGACGCGGTCGTGGCAGGACTCGAAGTCCTTCCGCAGAGCCGGCCACAGAGCATTGAAGCGTTCCGGGACTTGCTTCCCGCCCGCCCCGACATCACGGCGGCAGCCTGGATCGACGGTAACCGTGTCCCGCACGATCACGAGCCCTCCGAGGATGACCTTGGCGATGCAGTTGTCGAGATCCGCACGGATGCCGACTGTCGCCTTTACGTCAATGGCCGGGTTTCCGAAATCCTTGAAGCTGGGCAAACCGTTTCCCTGAACCTGTCCAGCGGCTGGCATCGCCTGCGAGCCGTGCGCACGGACCGGGCGGCTGCGTCCGGTGGAACCGCCACTCTGACGACGACTGCGACGACGTCCGCCAGCAATCAGGGCGACTATGTTTCACTTCACGACCTGATCTGGCAGTCGGAAATCAGCGCTAGCCCGGAGAGCCCCACCGCTGTTCACGTCACGTTTGGGCCGGATGCCCCGACCTTCCCGGCCACGAAGGTGTCGCCGGTGCGTGAGTCCACGGGACAGACCGAAACGATTGCACCCGGTGAAGACGCTCGGTCAACGGGCCGTGTCGATGTAGCACCGAGCGAAGACGCTGCATCGGACGATGCTCACGTCAGCAAAGAGCAAGACGAAGAACAAGAGTCTTCGGCTTCGTCCAAGGATGCGAACGGGCAGGCGGTTGAAGAGTCTGGAGATGAAGAGACGGAATCAGAGGACGATTCCCCAGCGGAGCCCGGTGAGACCACAACGGACGAGCCGGAGCGCTCTCTGTCACGGGTGCAGGTCGAATATTCGGCTGACGATGACACGACCGCCCAGTCCGACATCGAGGTCGCACTTCATCACGCGTCCCGGGCCGCCCGCAAGGTGAGCAAGCGCGTCGCTACGGAAGCCTCGGAGGCCATTGGGCGGACGCGAGATGCGACGACCACGGTGGCGCGCTCGATGTCCGACCGCATGAAGAAGGTCGATTTCTCAGATTACTGGGCGCGCATCGGTCGGAGCATGTCGAGTGGTGGCACAGCCGATGGTGACGACGGGGACGCGGATACGACGACCGATGAGGCCGCCAAATCGTCTGATGTTGGTGGCATGGCGTTCGGGTCCACGGATTCGAAGCGCGCACTACAGATCGGCGGGGTCGCGGCCATCGCGCTATTCCTGATCGTCGGAGGCTGGTGGGCGGTGCTCGGCAGCAGCGCCCCGAAACAGCCAGTGAACAAGGCCCCGGTCACGGGAGATGATCTTGCGACGACACAGTCTGATGTCGTTCAGGTCAACGTGATAGCGAATGACCGAGACCCGGAAGGCCGGTCTCTCCGGCTTGCATCGGTGATGGCGCTGCCCGGAAGCGTGGGGGCGGTATCTCAGCTCGACAGTGCACGTATTCAGTTCCGGCCGGCAGACGGGTTCGCGGGGGTTGCGGAGATTCATCACACCGTGATGGATGCAGATAGCAATTTCTCCGATGGCATTTTGCGAATCCACGTTCCGTTTTCCAAAGAGCCGTCTCGCACATTCGTTGCTCCCCGGGACCCGCAGGTGCTGACTCCGGCCGACGTCGACGGGGATGGAACGCTCGATCTCCTCACGGCCACATACGCCGGCAATCGGATCCTGCTCTTTTCGCTGGGTCGCGATGAACCGGTTGAAGTGATGGACGGGGCAACCGGGGCGATCGACGCATCGGCTGCAGACATGGATGGTGATGGAGACGTGGACGTTCTCGCGGCCGCCTTTCGGAACGATGCCGTCTACATCGTACAGAACGTATCGACAGGGGAGGAGCTTGCGTTCTCCGAACCGATTGCCCTGCCGACGCCCGTTGAAGGTGCATTGCTCGCACAACCTGCGGACGTAAATGGTGACGGCCAACCGGATGTCGTCGCGGTGTCGCAGATCAGTGGGCGAATCGTCTGGTTTGAGAATCGAAGCGCATCGGGCGGTTTCAAGTTCTCCGAGGCGAAGACGATCGCGACGGGTTTTGGGAGTCTGGAAGCCGCCGTCGTAGCTGACATCGATGGTGATGGCGATCCGGATGTTGCGTCCGCGGATTATCAGGAGGACACCGTTTCGTGGCACGAGAACGATGGGACTGGCACATTCGTCACGCACCGCATCGACGAGTCGGCGCGAGGCGTCATCGCTGTCGCAGCAGCCGATGTGGATGGTGACGGGCGGCGTGACGTGCTGGCCAGCACCGCTACGGATGATCGAGTGGTCTGGTATCGCCGTCAGCCCACCGACTCGCTAAGCAGCGGATCCGCTTCGTTTAGTGACCCGATTCTCGTTTCCGATAGCGTCGATGAACCAGAGTCGATTGCGGTTGCCGATGTCGATATGGACGGCGATAACGACGTCATGACGGCGTCCTTCCGGTCCGGTGTGGTTGCGTGGCACGAAAATCTCGGTGACCGGACGTTCGGAGCGGTCCACGTCATCACGCGCGATGCGCCGGAAGCGCTCGCCGTGTTGCCGATCGACTTCGATGCCGATGGTGATGTCGATATCACCGTCGCTTCGCAGGGCAATGACCGGATTACCTGGTTTGAGAACGCCATCATTTCTGATGAGACGCCAGGCGCCTCGACCGCATCGCCTGACACGTCTCAGTCTCCTGAATCCGCGGGGTCGTAGTCTCCCTCGTGAATGCTCGTCGCGGGGGGCGTGTCTGTTCTCTCCTTCGAGTGCTCGAACACCCACGTTCGTCGGTGCTTGCGGACGACTCCGATCACTGCTCCGACCGGAACGCCGAGTACACCCAGTATCGTTCCCCCCAGAGCTGCACTGGCAGCGGGCGACATGATCGTCATGCCCGAACCGCCGGAGGAGAGTCCAATCAGGAATCCGCCGCCGAACCCGGAGAGAAAGCCAATCCCGGCTCCGTCCAGGGCTCCCCGTATAGCTTTTTCGCGGACAACGGCTTTGATCGACCGGAGGGAATATGCTTGTTGCGGGGCGTGCATCGTTAGGGAGTCGGCACCTACATAGTTGACCGTGCCTTCTACAGCGCTGTCATTTAGAAAAACAACGCGTACACGCTTTCCCTGTACGTCTTCTCGGAAGGAGTCGAGGCCGCGAGGGGCCGCGATCGTCGCTGCACGATGCTCCGGAAAACGTACCGTCGAGGTGCTGGTGCAACCGGAGAGAACAAGAAGCAGCCCTGTAACCACGAACATGGCGCGTCGTGCGATGGGCTTTGACCAACGGACAGGGCGGGCGTCGACACCTGGAGTTGCAGGCCTGTCAATCAGGAGGATCTCAACGAGGGAGAACATCATGGAACCGGTCGGACATAGAGGAGACAGGCGGGTGGCGCCTCTGCAGAGGCGCATACATCCAACATCCAAATCGGATTTGAGACGGATGCAGGTTTTTGACCCACCATGCCATTCTGGATTCCTTCCCGTACAGTAGGGGCTTTTGGGTGTTGATTCGGTGGGTCTGACCGTACAGCGTACACATTCGACGCCACGTTCCGTGTCCTTGGCCGTCCGAAGAACAGCGGTGACGTGTTGTTGATGCATGTGCAACCGTGATCTCGGTTGTGCTTATCCTCTGTTGTCGTTGCTTCTGGTCTCGTCCCAAAGAAGATCATGCTGTTCCCGGTTCGTTTCGTCGTCGCGATTTTTTTGGTCGCAGTGTCCATGCCCGTATCGGGATGCCGTGGGCAGAGCAGTGAACCGGACTCGGCGAATACACTGCCGACCGACTCCGTCGTGGACACCTCAATCGTTCGTCTCTTGCCTCCGACTCTAGCTACCGACGGAGACACAATAGCCTGGGCGAGCGGACGCGTTGCATCCCTGGTAGCTGACGACTCCCTCTGGGCGAAAGCGATGCAGATTCATTTCAACGCGATCGTTCTCGACGGTCACGTGGATGTCCCCACGCTCATGGTTGACGATGAGTACGACATCACGCAACGGCACTCGTCGAACCGGAGTCACGTCGATCTTCCGAGAATGCACGAAGGCGGACTGGACGGCGCGATCTTCTCGATTTACGTCGCACCGTACTACGGAGAGGGAGCGAGAGCTGTCGCCCGGGCTCGTGCTCAGATCGAAACCGTTCGTCGTCAACTGGGTGACGCGCCAGGTGACATCGTACTGGCGACACGTGCCGAGGACGTACGAGATGTCGCGAGGCGCGGGGGAACGCCCATTGTACTTGGGCTCGAAGGAGGACACGCGATCGCTGGTTCGCCCGATACGCTTCGTGCACTTGCGGCTGAAGGGATTCGCTACGTTACGCTCACGCACGTGAACACCAATGGCTGGGCGGATAGCTCGCAGGATGAGGCGAAGCACGGCGGGCTCAGTCCGCTCGGGGAAAAGATGGTGCGCACCATGAATAATCTTGGTGTGCTCGTCGACCTTGCGCACGTTTCGGACTCCACGTTCGCAGATGCTGTCCGCGTGTCGCGTGCTCCCGTCATCGTGAGCCATTCATCGTGTCGGGCTCTCACGCCGACTGTGCGAAACGTAAGTGACGAACAGCTGCGGGCCGTGGCGGAAAACGGCGGTGTTGTGATGATTAACTTTTTCGACGCGATGGTCAATCCGCATCTTGACGCCGATCTTTTTGCCGAAGCTCGGCGTCGGGTGCGGTCGTCTGGACGTGGAATGGCGTATCTCTGGTCGGCCGTTTACGACCTCCGACGTGAACGGAAGCGATCGGGTGCGACGTGGGGCGACGTGGTCAAACACATTGATCACGCCGTCAGGGTCGCGGGGATTGACCACGTCGGGCTGGGGTCTGATTTCGATGGCGTCTTCGATCTGCCGCGCGGTCTTTCAGATGTGACAGCCCTGCCTCGAATCACGTACGGTCTGCTTCGCCGGGGGTATTCGGAGAAGGACGTTCGGAAAATCCTCGGCGGGAATGTTCTTCGTGTGCTCGATCAAGCAGAGAGGCACGCTGAAAGGTAAGAGTACGCGGGGGCGGCGTCGCTGTAGGGAATATCCTACGAGCATTCGGGCACTTATCGTGCAATAAAAACCGGCCGAGCACCAGAGGCCAAGCGTATTCGGTCCGTTCGTGAAATACGTCGGCGGCCTTCGTTTTCAGCGGATGAGACATCGATGTTTAAAATGTCAATCCTAAATGCATCGGGCTTGCAACGATCATATTGGGTTACTGCAATCGCAACATCAACAAATAGTTATACATCTTCCGTTCATTGAAGAGGCCCGAAGAAACAGAGTATGTTCTGTATCGCACTCGCATTTGCACGGCGAGAACGGTTGCACTGGCGCCACGTGCACCGGCCTGTTGGAGATGATGCAGGGTCGTCTGGACCAATCGATGGACGACAAGTGATGGGCCGGTCTTTGTGCAACTGGTGGTGACTCGACTTGCTGGAGTGCATGCCCGCCACTCAACTCACATACCATGCACGATCCCATGAAACGATGGGCTACAATCCCAATCTTGCTCGCTATTTTTCTGGTGGTGTCCGCCATACCAGCGATGGGGCAGGGGGTAACGACAGCGACCATGCGTGGTCAGGTCACGGACGACACCGGTGAACCCCTTCCCGGGGCGAACGTCATCGCGGTACACGAACCATCTGGGACTCAGTATGGCACGACCAGCAACCCCAACGGTCGATTTACGCTTCCCAATATGCGCGTCGGCGGTCCGTATCGTCTCCGCGTCACGTTTGTCGGATACGAACCGTACACGCAGACCGGTTTAACGCTCGATCTGAATCAGGTATACGAGCTCGATGTCGAGCTGCGTCCTGGGACGGAGGAGTTGGAAGGTGTCGAAGTGACGGCCGAACGGGGAGGCATTTTCAATGCCGAGCGAACCGGCATTGAGCGGAGCATCGGTGCGG
The DNA window shown above is from Longibacter salinarum and carries:
- a CDS encoding 2-oxoacid:ferredoxin oxidoreductase subunit beta → MPPGMSGDGGGLTRKDFSSDQDVRWCPGCGDYAILSTVQRLLPELDVKKENVVFISGIGCSGRFPYYMDTYGMHSIHGRAPAFATGLKSTNPELDVWIVTGDGDALSIGGNHLIHVLRRNLNTQILLFNNKIYGLTKGQYSPTSEMGKVTKSTPYGSIDQPFNPVAVALGADATFVGRTMDRDPKHMKKMMRAAHDHHGTGFLEIYQNCNIFNDGAFFEFTERETKSDRALFVEDGKPLTYANGAKGIRLDGLRPEPVDLTNGQWSADDCLVYDETSQEMATIIGRMFWRNDLPRPFGVLYRVERPTYEDLLHQQIEAVVEKRGAGDLDELLRRGNTWEIE
- a CDS encoding DoxX family protein, which produces MIGNKFKTYPDLALLLLRVVFGLYMAIGHGWGKMMGGPDVWARVGGTMAMFGLDFLPTFWGFMAAFSEFVASLLVAVGFVTRPAALLVGFTMLVASSSHLMQAESPEKAAMYLVAFLVIALYGPGKYSADKMVG
- a CDS encoding DoxX family protein, whose translation is MNTSRWSSVDAALLVLRVGIGISFVFVYGFGKLFGGPEQWSQLGQNMAALGIDFWPMFWGFMGSFAEFGGALLVMLGLFTRPALGLLIATMIVAATGHITGMIDGGPWHATEMLTVFVVLLLLGPGRYSLDAMIENRFSSSTAETA
- a CDS encoding flavin monoamine oxidase family protein, producing the protein MPIAPSGSVDVVVVGAGISGLLAAYRAASEGLEVIVLEARDRVGGRCHSMEAGGVHVDLGAAWHWEEHKRVPRILEEFSLERFRQHEPGVAIYEPQRDRPVQKFEWPDVPPPSWRVAGGAQAIANAIAAELPDAVLHLGSRVRSVDREGGEADTGAVVVSGEQEDHSFMVRADICLCAVPPRLVAHTIDFGPDLPVSIRSALRRTPTWMSHSLKAGVVYERPFWREDGLSGRIRSFAGPIGDWHDATPPSSMGDHDGASGAGALFGFGPPGAVSGVDAATVRTAIIEQLTHCFGPDAADPVAVDTHDWTADSFTTPEQGSACQGQHPEPVPELASSYWNGQLHFIAAETAQDHPGFLDGAIEAAERWDRDGGYDAVRFGQAI
- a CDS encoding DJ-1/PfpI family protein, whose protein sequence is MAKKILMIAGDFGEDYETMVPFQMLQMVGHTVHAVCPDKEAGETVKTAIHDFEGDQTYTEKPGHNFALNATFDDIDVTEYDALVLPGGRAPEYLRLNDQVLEYIRHFFEENKPVAAVCHAAQLLTAADVVDGRRLSAYPACAPEVEAAGGTYEDIDMSESVTDGNLVTAPAWPAHPAWIAAFLEVLGTRIDHSDPVTA
- a CDS encoding FG-GAP-like repeat-containing protein, with protein sequence MDREDIFHETGDRLAIALPSGTLLRDQFRIGRVLGAGGFGVTYLGFDELLERPVAVKEYFPRHLAVDRTDNNTVKPRSSTQDPDFDFGLQRFLQEARTLAKFEDHPNIVRVRTFFGENGTGYLVMNFYEGFTLEEYIESQSGWLPEDEALYIIHDVLDGLQAAHDAGVLHRDIDPSNIYLNGDGRVVLLDFGAARTAVGERTQTLSVMLKRGYAPHEQYHSRGEQGPWTDIYACSATLYRTLTGYKPPEAPARVMSEDLVPPSEISPGLSEEINDAVVAGLEVLPQSRPQSIEAFRDLLPARPDITAAAWIDGNRVPHDHEPSEDDLGDAVVEIRTDADCRLYVNGRVSEILEAGQTVSLNLSSGWHRLRAVRTDRAAASGGTATLTTTATTSASNQGDYVSLHDLIWQSEISASPESPTAVHVTFGPDAPTFPATKVSPVRESTGQTETIAPGEDARSTGRVDVAPSEDAASDDAHVSKEQDEEQESSASSKDANGQAVEESGDEETESEDDSPAEPGETTTDEPERSLSRVQVEYSADDDTTAQSDIEVALHHASRAARKVSKRVATEASEAIGRTRDATTTVARSMSDRMKKVDFSDYWARIGRSMSSGGTADGDDGDADTTTDEAAKSSDVGGMAFGSTDSKRALQIGGVAAIALFLIVGGWWAVLGSSAPKQPVNKAPVTGDDLATTQSDVVQVNVIANDRDPEGRSLRLASVMALPGSVGAVSQLDSARIQFRPADGFAGVAEIHHTVMDADSNFSDGILRIHVPFSKEPSRTFVAPRDPQVLTPADVDGDGTLDLLTATYAGNRILLFSLGRDEPVEVMDGATGAIDASAADMDGDGDVDVLAAAFRNDAVYIVQNVSTGEELAFSEPIALPTPVEGALLAQPADVNGDGQPDVVAVSQISGRIVWFENRSASGGFKFSEAKTIATGFGSLEAAVVADIDGDGDPDVASADYQEDTVSWHENDGTGTFVTHRIDESARGVIAVAAADVDGDGRRDVLASTATDDRVVWYRRQPTDSLSSGSASFSDPILVSDSVDEPESIAVADVDMDGDNDVMTASFRSGVVAWHENLGDRTFGAVHVITRDAPEALAVLPIDFDADGDVDITVASQGNDRITWFENAIISDETPGASTASPDTSQSPESAGS
- a CDS encoding dipeptidase, with the translated sequence MPVSGCRGQSSEPDSANTLPTDSVVDTSIVRLLPPTLATDGDTIAWASGRVASLVADDSLWAKAMQIHFNAIVLDGHVDVPTLMVDDEYDITQRHSSNRSHVDLPRMHEGGLDGAIFSIYVAPYYGEGARAVARARAQIETVRRQLGDAPGDIVLATRAEDVRDVARRGGTPIVLGLEGGHAIAGSPDTLRALAAEGIRYVTLTHVNTNGWADSSQDEAKHGGLSPLGEKMVRTMNNLGVLVDLAHVSDSTFADAVRVSRAPVIVSHSSCRALTPTVRNVSDEQLRAVAENGGVVMINFFDAMVNPHLDADLFAEARRRVRSSGRGMAYLWSAVYDLRRERKRSGATWGDVVKHIDHAVRVAGIDHVGLGSDFDGVFDLPRGLSDVTALPRITYGLLRRGYSEKDVRKILGGNVLRVLDQAERHAER